Proteins encoded together in one Rossellomorea sp. y25 window:
- the metC gene encoding cystathionine beta-lyase has protein sequence MSKKPFSLQTSLIHSHGFDKETGAVSTPLHHATTFHQQDFDQYGTYDYSRSGNPTRETVEETIAELEGGVRGFAFSSGMAAISTSFLLLSSGDHVLVSEEVYGGTYRMITEVLTKFGIEYSFVNMKDLHEVACSIKHNTKVIYMETPSNPLLNITDIEGVVKLAKANGCLTFLDNTFMTPLLQRPISLGVDVVLHSATKFLAGHSDVLAGLAVTGNEEIARKLAFLQNSFGAVLGVQDCWLLLRGLKTLHVRLKESSESAYKIASFLEKRKEVEEVYYPGLSYHPGREIQVRQAEGPGAVLSFRLKGAEEVKQLIQNVNIPVFAVSLGAVESILSYPSRMSHASMPKAERERRGITDGLLRLSVGLENVDELINDLQKGLDSIQKTNRNNVINL, from the coding sequence ATGAGTAAAAAACCATTTTCACTTCAGACGTCACTCATTCATTCTCACGGATTTGATAAAGAAACAGGAGCGGTCTCTACACCGTTACATCATGCTACAACCTTTCACCAACAGGATTTTGATCAATATGGAACATATGACTACAGCCGTTCGGGAAATCCGACGAGGGAAACTGTTGAAGAAACGATAGCTGAATTGGAAGGTGGAGTAAGAGGCTTTGCCTTTTCATCAGGGATGGCGGCAATCTCCACAAGCTTTTTATTATTATCGAGTGGCGACCACGTTCTAGTATCAGAAGAAGTGTACGGTGGGACATACAGAATGATTACAGAGGTCCTCACTAAATTTGGGATTGAATATTCATTTGTGAACATGAAGGATCTTCATGAAGTGGCTTGTTCAATTAAACACAATACGAAAGTGATTTATATGGAGACACCTTCCAATCCGCTTCTGAACATCACCGATATTGAAGGAGTCGTGAAGCTTGCCAAGGCGAATGGATGTTTAACGTTTCTGGATAATACCTTCATGACTCCCCTGCTGCAAAGACCGATCAGCTTAGGTGTTGATGTTGTTCTTCACAGTGCCACTAAGTTTCTTGCCGGACATAGTGACGTCTTGGCGGGGCTCGCGGTAACGGGAAATGAAGAGATTGCCAGGAAGCTTGCTTTCTTGCAGAATTCTTTCGGTGCGGTCCTCGGTGTCCAGGATTGCTGGCTGCTCTTAAGAGGGCTGAAAACACTGCATGTACGATTGAAGGAATCATCAGAATCGGCTTATAAGATTGCGAGCTTCTTAGAAAAGAGAAAGGAAGTAGAAGAAGTGTATTATCCAGGCTTGAGCTATCATCCCGGTCGTGAAATTCAAGTCCGACAAGCAGAGGGTCCTGGAGCGGTTCTTTCCTTCCGGTTAAAGGGTGCAGAGGAAGTGAAGCAACTCATACAAAATGTAAACATTCCCGTATTCGCCGTAAGTTTAGGAGCTGTTGAATCAATTCTATCCTATCCATCAAGGATGTCACATGCTTCTATGCCGAAAGCTGAACGGGAAAGGAGAGGGATTACTGATGGTTTATTACGATTATCAGTAGGACTTGAAAACGTGGATGAATTGATTAACGATCTTCAAAAAGGTTTAGATAGTATACAAAAGACCAACCGAAACAACGTTATAAATTTATAA
- a CDS encoding bifunctional homocysteine S-methyltransferase/methylenetetrahydrofolate reductase, whose translation MKPLLEALKERILIADGAIGTLLYSYGVDRCFEELNLSHPNEVLKVHKEYIDAGADIIQTNTYGANYQKLSRYGLEDSVKEINTAAVRLARKAAGVNTYILGTIGGIRGIKQNVSLEEIKRSFREQLYCLLLEGVDGILLETYYDFEELTTVLNIVKRETDIPVIAQVSLHETGVLQNGMEIKDALQQLELLGADVVGINCRMGPFHMVNSLEEVPLPKRAFLSVYPNASLPNYEEGRFYYSAEPDYFGDISNELRLQGARIIGGCCGTTPDHIRSVASRLKSREPVKEKVVKAKKVVQLSSPSIRGNLLHEHVREKKTLIVELDPPKHLDTKLFFQGAEALKKAGIDALTLADNPLASPRISNDAIGSLVRSKFDLTPLVHITCRDRNLIGLQSHLMGLHTLGIHNILAITGDPAKIGDFPGAASVYDLSSLELIELIKQNNEGISFSGKSLRERTQFSVGAAFNPNFRHLDASVKRLEKKKKAGADYFISQPIFGKEQLIQVHEATKHLDVPIFIGIMPLISSRNAEFLHHEVPGINVPEETRKRMKEAGSDPVVARAVGMDIAKDLLDTAIDLFNGIYLITPFVRYDMSIELIHHIQEKTSTEREVPYGHHFV comes from the coding sequence ATGAAGCCGTTGCTAGAAGCACTGAAAGAGAGAATCTTGATTGCAGATGGGGCCATTGGAACGTTGTTGTATTCATATGGAGTGGACAGATGCTTTGAAGAATTGAATCTTTCCCACCCAAATGAAGTGTTGAAAGTCCATAAGGAGTATATTGATGCAGGAGCAGATATCATTCAGACCAATACGTATGGAGCCAATTATCAAAAGCTTTCCAGATACGGATTGGAGGATTCGGTTAAGGAAATAAATACAGCTGCAGTGCGTCTAGCAAGAAAAGCCGCTGGTGTTAACACCTATATTCTGGGGACCATCGGGGGAATCAGGGGCATTAAACAAAATGTGTCGCTGGAAGAAATCAAAAGAAGCTTTCGGGAACAGCTTTACTGTTTATTATTAGAAGGTGTAGATGGCATCCTGCTTGAGACCTATTATGATTTCGAGGAATTAACCACGGTTTTAAACATTGTCAAACGTGAAACGGACATTCCTGTCATTGCTCAAGTTTCTCTACATGAAACAGGAGTTCTTCAAAATGGAATGGAGATAAAAGACGCACTTCAGCAATTAGAATTATTAGGGGCCGATGTTGTCGGTATCAATTGCCGCATGGGGCCATTTCATATGGTGAACTCATTAGAGGAAGTTCCATTACCTAAAAGGGCATTTCTTTCCGTCTATCCAAACGCCAGTCTGCCAAACTATGAAGAAGGTCGATTCTATTACTCTGCTGAGCCTGATTACTTTGGGGATATAAGCAATGAGTTGCGACTGCAAGGTGCAAGAATCATTGGAGGCTGCTGTGGAACCACACCTGATCACATTCGTTCTGTAGCAAGCAGATTAAAAAGCCGTGAGCCTGTTAAAGAGAAAGTGGTGAAAGCAAAAAAGGTTGTTCAGTTATCATCACCTTCAATCAGGGGAAACTTGCTGCATGAGCATGTAAGAGAAAAGAAAACACTCATTGTTGAACTCGATCCACCTAAACATCTCGACACGAAGCTGTTCTTCCAAGGGGCTGAGGCATTAAAGAAAGCTGGAATTGACGCACTCACGCTTGCTGATAATCCGTTAGCATCTCCTCGTATTAGTAATGACGCCATTGGGAGTCTGGTCAGGTCCAAATTTGATCTTACACCTTTAGTTCACATCACTTGCAGGGACCGTAACCTGATAGGACTTCAATCCCATCTTATGGGATTGCACACGTTGGGCATTCACAATATTTTAGCGATTACGGGTGACCCGGCGAAGATTGGAGACTTTCCTGGGGCAGCATCCGTTTATGATTTATCTTCCCTTGAACTTATTGAACTCATCAAACAAAACAATGAGGGGATATCCTTTTCCGGTAAGTCACTCCGGGAACGTACTCAATTTTCAGTAGGAGCGGCCTTTAATCCAAATTTCCGTCATTTAGACGCTTCTGTAAAAAGGCTTGAAAAGAAAAAGAAAGCCGGAGCTGACTATTTCATTTCTCAACCGATCTTTGGGAAAGAACAGCTGATTCAAGTACATGAAGCTACGAAGCATTTAGATGTTCCGATCTTTATCGGAATCATGCCATTAATCAGTTCGAGAAATGCTGAGTTTCTCCATCATGAAGTACCGGGAATCAATGTTCCAGAAGAAACAAGAAAAAGAATGAAGGAAGCGGGAAGTGATCCTGTAGTTGCAAGAGCAGTTGGAATGGATATTGCAAAAGACTTACTTGATACAGCAATAGATCTTTTTAATGGGATTTATCTTATCACGCCTTTTGTCAGGTACGATATGAGCATTGAACTGATTCATCATATACAAGAGAAAACCAGCACAGAAAGAGAGGTTCCCTATGGCCATCACTTTGTTTGA
- the metH gene encoding methionine synthase → MAITLFEEQLRKKILVLDGAMGTMLQQANLSPEDFGGEELEGCNENLVLTAPEVIYQIHLEYLKAGADVIETNTFGATPIVLDEYDIGSKAYEINKVAAEIAKKAVEDVSTSEWPRFVAGSLGPTTKTLSVTGGVSFDDLVDNYRVQAEGLLDGGVDVLLLETSQDALNVKAANLGIRTAFESRGKVIPILLSGTIEPMGTTLAGQNIEAFYLSLEHLNPLVVGLNCATGPEFMRDHIRSLSSLATTYVSCYPNAGLPDEEGNYNETADSLSIKMKGFAEKGWVNLVGGCCGTTPEHIRALSNVVKGLPPRKPNESHPHAVSGIEAFVYEDADRRPILVGERTNVIGSRKFKRLIAENKIEEASEIARAQVKNGAQVIDICLADPDREEVDDMNVFIQEVVKKVKVPLVIDSTDEKVLETALKYSQGKVIINSINLEDGEERFEKITKLMKEYGAAVVVGTIDEKGMGVSVARKVNIALRSHKLLTEKYGVASEDIIFDPLVFPVGTGDQQYIGSANATVEGIRRIKEALPECPHILGVSNVSFGLPPVGREVLNAVYLYHCTKAGLDYAIVNTEKLERFASIPEEEVRMAEKLLFETTDETLAEFTAFYRGKKKEVKVPVNTMNLEERLAHYVVEGTKEGLIADLNIALEKYDAPLDIINGPLMAGMSEVGRLFNDNQLIVAEVLQSAEVMKASVAHLEPHMEQTESSSSKGKVILATVKGDVHDIGKNLVDIILSNNGYKVIDLGIKVTPQELIEVIREEKPDIVGLSGLLVKSAQQMVITAQDLKQSDISVPLVVGGAALTRKFTTNKIGREYDGLVLYAKDAMDGLGIMNKIQNEETRLQLEEECRDKLSKVVSNEDSPNRNTASVAVKVRSTVAKDVKVHVPSDLIPHTIKEFSLDQIHPYINQQMLLGHHLGIKGKISRLLEEGDERTVGLKAVTDELFQKANREGMIQAAARYQFFPAQSDGEDVVIYHPDDSSTEIERFHFPRQAGNQHLCLADYLRPVESGEMDYVGFFAVTAGVKIRQWASEMKEDGRFLESHALQALALETAEGLAERVHEMMRSRWGFPDPVDFTMQDRFRTLYQGQRFSFGYPACPELEDQKKLFKLIQPERIGIHLTDGCMMEPEASVTAMVFAHPEARYFNVL, encoded by the coding sequence ATGGCCATCACTTTGTTTGAAGAACAGCTTAGGAAAAAAATACTCGTACTCGATGGAGCAATGGGAACGATGCTTCAACAAGCGAATTTATCCCCAGAGGATTTTGGTGGAGAAGAGCTTGAAGGATGTAATGAAAATCTGGTTTTAACAGCGCCGGAGGTCATCTATCAGATTCACCTGGAATATTTGAAAGCAGGGGCTGATGTGATTGAAACGAATACGTTTGGGGCAACCCCCATTGTGTTGGACGAATATGATATAGGATCTAAAGCATACGAAATCAATAAAGTAGCAGCTGAAATCGCCAAAAAAGCAGTAGAAGATGTCTCAACTTCCGAGTGGCCCAGGTTTGTTGCAGGATCTCTCGGTCCCACTACCAAAACCTTATCTGTTACAGGAGGGGTAAGCTTCGATGACTTAGTAGACAACTACCGGGTTCAAGCAGAAGGTCTTCTCGATGGAGGAGTCGATGTCCTGTTACTTGAAACGAGTCAGGATGCGTTAAATGTAAAAGCAGCAAACCTCGGAATTCGAACTGCTTTTGAATCAAGAGGGAAAGTGATCCCCATTTTGTTATCCGGAACCATTGAGCCTATGGGCACTACACTCGCCGGCCAGAACATCGAAGCATTTTATTTATCCCTTGAACATTTAAACCCTTTGGTAGTTGGTCTAAACTGCGCAACAGGACCTGAATTTATGCGTGACCATATCCGTTCCTTATCAAGCTTAGCCACTACCTATGTAAGCTGTTATCCGAATGCAGGACTTCCTGATGAAGAAGGAAATTACAATGAGACGGCTGATTCACTCAGTATAAAGATGAAAGGTTTTGCTGAGAAAGGCTGGGTGAATCTTGTTGGAGGGTGCTGTGGAACGACACCGGAGCATATTCGTGCCCTTTCAAATGTGGTAAAGGGATTACCTCCTCGTAAACCCAATGAGTCTCACCCTCATGCGGTGTCGGGAATTGAAGCGTTCGTCTATGAGGATGCAGACAGAAGACCGATTCTGGTCGGAGAGCGGACGAATGTCATCGGTTCACGTAAATTTAAACGATTGATTGCAGAAAATAAGATAGAAGAAGCGTCAGAGATTGCGAGAGCACAAGTGAAAAATGGAGCTCAGGTGATCGATATCTGCCTTGCAGATCCCGATCGTGAAGAAGTAGATGATATGAATGTATTTATCCAGGAGGTTGTGAAAAAAGTAAAAGTTCCACTTGTCATTGATTCAACGGATGAGAAAGTGCTAGAGACCGCTTTAAAATATTCTCAAGGGAAAGTAATCATTAACTCGATTAATCTTGAAGACGGAGAGGAGCGGTTTGAGAAGATTACAAAGCTGATGAAGGAATACGGAGCGGCGGTTGTAGTAGGGACGATTGATGAAAAAGGAATGGGTGTATCAGTCGCACGTAAGGTAAACATTGCCCTTCGTTCACATAAACTGTTAACAGAGAAATATGGGGTTGCCTCAGAAGACATCATCTTTGACCCTCTCGTATTCCCTGTGGGAACAGGGGATCAGCAATATATCGGTTCAGCCAATGCCACCGTTGAAGGGATAAGACGGATTAAGGAAGCCTTACCTGAATGCCCTCATATCTTAGGGGTTAGTAATGTTTCTTTTGGACTGCCTCCTGTCGGAAGAGAAGTCCTCAATGCTGTGTATCTTTATCACTGTACAAAAGCGGGCCTTGATTATGCCATAGTCAATACGGAAAAACTAGAGCGCTTTGCCTCTATTCCTGAAGAAGAAGTTCGAATGGCGGAGAAACTCTTATTTGAAACGACGGATGAAACCCTGGCTGAATTTACAGCATTTTATAGAGGGAAAAAGAAAGAAGTAAAGGTACCCGTCAATACTATGAATCTAGAGGAGAGACTGGCTCATTATGTGGTGGAAGGGACGAAGGAGGGACTGATTGCCGATTTAAATATCGCCTTGGAGAAATATGATGCTCCCCTGGATATCATCAATGGCCCCCTTATGGCCGGAATGAGTGAAGTCGGAAGATTATTTAATGATAACCAGCTGATTGTAGCGGAGGTATTACAGAGTGCCGAAGTCATGAAAGCATCCGTTGCTCATTTGGAACCACATATGGAACAAACGGAAAGTTCATCTTCGAAAGGCAAAGTGATCTTAGCTACGGTTAAGGGGGATGTTCATGATATCGGTAAGAATCTCGTTGATATTATTCTCAGTAATAATGGATATAAAGTGATTGATTTAGGCATTAAAGTGACCCCTCAGGAACTGATAGAAGTTATACGGGAAGAAAAGCCGGATATCGTAGGTTTGTCCGGGCTCCTTGTGAAGTCTGCCCAACAAATGGTCATTACTGCTCAAGATTTAAAACAGTCTGATATTTCAGTTCCTCTTGTAGTAGGTGGTGCGGCACTCACCCGAAAATTCACTACGAATAAAATTGGCCGGGAATACGATGGGCTGGTTCTTTATGCGAAGGATGCAATGGATGGACTTGGCATCATGAATAAGATTCAAAATGAAGAAACAAGATTGCAGTTGGAAGAAGAGTGTCGCGATAAGTTAAGTAAGGTCGTTTCGAATGAAGATTCACCGAATCGAAATACAGCTTCTGTTGCGGTGAAAGTACGTTCAACAGTTGCAAAAGATGTAAAGGTTCATGTCCCTTCTGACTTGATTCCACATACCATAAAAGAATTTTCACTTGATCAAATTCATCCCTACATTAATCAGCAAATGCTGCTTGGGCATCATCTGGGGATTAAAGGGAAAATTTCAAGATTACTGGAAGAGGGAGACGAGCGGACGGTCGGTCTAAAAGCAGTAACAGATGAATTGTTCCAAAAAGCAAATAGGGAAGGGATGATTCAGGCAGCTGCAAGATATCAATTTTTCCCTGCTCAATCAGATGGAGAAGATGTTGTTATTTATCACCCGGATGATTCTTCCACAGAAATAGAACGATTTCATTTTCCAAGACAAGCAGGAAATCAGCATTTATGTTTAGCAGATTACTTGCGGCCGGTAGAAAGTGGAGAAATGGATTATGTCGGTTTCTTTGCGGTAACGGCCGGTGTGAAAATCAGGCAGTGGGCAAGTGAGATGAAGGAAGATGGCCGATTCCTTGAAAGTCACGCCCTGCAGGCTCTTGCCTTAGAAACAGCAGAAGGACTGGCTGAAAGAGTGCATGAAATGATGAGAAGCAGATGGGGGTTCCCTGATCCCGTTGATTTTACGATGCAGGACCGGTTCCGGACTCTCTATCAAGGACAGCGTTTTTCATTTGGTTATCCCGCCTGTCCCGAACTTGAGGATCAGAAAAAGCTGTTTAAGCTAATTCAACCTGAAAGAATTGGAATCCATTTAACAGACGGATGTATGATGGAACCAGAAGCATCGGTAACAGCGATGGTCTTCGCTCACCCTGAAGCAAGGTATTTTAATGTATTATAA